In Fragaria vesca subsp. vesca linkage group LG1, FraVesHawaii_1.0, whole genome shotgun sequence, the sequence ATGACAAAAAATAGAGATCTTTCATTGGAAGGGCAACATTGGCAATAATATCGATAACTATTATTGGCAATTAGGCACCAATATGACCAAAGATATTTTTGATCAGTATAGGTGAAAGTGTAGAAGTTTAAACCGAAGTTTGAACTCAGAAACAATGCTACTTCATGAGGTCGAAGACATCTTATTGAACTCCCCTATAACCTAATCGAACGAAACTTGACAATGTGGCATTGAAGCTAGAGAGTGCATAAAACCCATGTACATGAGGATTAATTTTCTTTATTACCAAGTAAGGTCAATAAAAGTGACTGCCTATGACAACCTGATTAGTGATTTTGATACAAGGAGGAATACCTTTTAGCACATAGCTAGCATCATTCCAAAGTCACAAACTAGGGAAGAAGTATATTCTATAAAACGGAAAGAAACAAAGACATGCAGCAATTTGAATGAGACCAACAGTCTTGTCAAATGTTTTTGAAATCTTTATATTTTTCCTAAACGTTCCAACCAAAAACCATGATCGATCCCTCTCAGGTAATTTGTCGCTAAATCAGCTCATCAAGATGCCAAGACGGACAATGACGGTGTTTTGGTACATAATTACATATAGTTTTTCGTGGTTAAGAATCAAGTTGAGTGCTAGAGCTGTCTGTAATTGAAAATCCAAATCAACTAGTCAAGATTGATAAACTCGTATACGAGCTAGGTTTAATCAGTATGTCGAGCAAGGTTTAATAAAAGAAGAAGGAAAAGAAAAAATGGATCTTAATTAATTTGTTTATAGCGCAAGTAAGGTCAACACTAAGTTATTAAGCTACGCAATAGACAAGAAAACAACTAATTACTTTATATTACTTTATATAGTGAGAAGCTAGGGCATGCATTAGGGTTCTTAATTTACTTTTTTGCTTGTCCATACTATAGGGAATTAGGATCTCCGCAATAAGAGTACATAGACATATAAACATACGAGCATGGGTATTATCACCAGGCAAATTCCCCAGAAAAGAATCAAGTTTCTTTGTTAATATAGAGGCTGCGACAGCGACAACATTAACACTACCTGGTTGTTCATTTTCGAGACCTCCCGTAATATAAATGAGCAATTAAAAAACCTAGTTCATCATCACCTTCATACAGAAAAGGTAGCGCGAATCGGAACCGTTGCCGGCAAGAGCTAGCTACGTACAGTCGTACACAGCCCTAGCTAGCCCTAGCAAATCATGGCAAAGTCGAAGCTGATCGTGATGCTTTGTGTTTCAATTTGTTTGTTGTCTGTGTCCAGTGCAACTGAGGTAGCTCCTCCTGCGGCCATTTTCATATTTGGAGACTCAACTGTGGATGTTGGCACCAATACCTTGTTGCTCCAAAGTAAAGCACGGGCTGATTTCTCTCCAAACGGGCTTGATTTTCCTTATTCTGTGCCTACTGGGAGGTTCAGCAATGGCATTAACAGCGCTGACCAAATCGGTACAACCATCATAACACTATGCTATTGTTTATATCATATCATCTATATACATAGAGATCATGCATGCATGCATGACCCATATATAGTTATATATATATTTTTGGATAGTATATAACTTATGGTCTATTAAGATGAATATATAACATGAAGCAATGTAAAATGAATAAGATGATATAAAAAGCACGCATACCCTCGGATATGATGTGAAAGGATTTACCATGGCCTTAACAGGATGACACAAACTGTTTACCATCGCTAGCCCTAGAAGTACTTAAGCAAAAGCTATTTCATATCATTCTGAGACTCTGATTGATGATTTGGTTGCTGCGTGCAGTGAGACTATTTGGATACCAGAAAAGTCCACCACCATTCTTGTATACTCTGAATCATATGTCCACCTTTAAAAGGGATATACTGCAGGGAGTGAACTTTGCTTCAGCAGGAAGCGGCATCTTCTCAGACACAGGGATAAAAAAATGGGTAAGCACTTTGCAGATTGGATGCAGATTTAGCTAGTAATTTATCTACAGTCAATAATATACCATCAACACTCACTTTGCAGATAGAAGTTGTGTCACTGGGAAATCAGATCCAACAATTTGAGGCGGTCCGTGGAAACATCTCAAAGATAGTTGGTCACAATAAAACTGATACCTTGCTTTCCCAGTCTTTGTTCATCATCAGTATCGGAAGCAATGATCTTTTCGAATTAGTGGATTACTATCCAAATGCAACCGACTTGTTTAAGGCGAAACGCATGGAACGTCTTCAACTTAAGTTCCAGAACCATTTGAAGGTGTGTGTCAGTTGTTTTATTTCCCTTCATTTCATTTTAGTTAATTCAGTTGGAGAAGAAATCATGTATATCTGTCACAAAATTTCAGACTTTATACAAGCTGGGAGCTCGGAAATTTGGTATTATAAGTGTTGCTCCAATTGGATGTTGTCCCCATGCGCGTGTTCAACCAAATGTCGACCCTAGTGTTTGTGTGAAGGAACTAAACGATCTTGCTCAAACATTTTTCATAAAAGCTCAGAATCTCCTGAAGAAATTGAGCTCGGAGTTGAAAGGGATGAAGTATTCACTTGGAAATTCCTATGAAATGACCATGAGTATTATTCAAGACCCATATGCCTTCGGTAAGCATCACACACACACACACACACACTCTCTCTCTCTCTATACTATACTATACTATACTATACTGTGACAACTGATCAACAAATATGGGCATTGATGGAACTTTTCAATTTGCTAGGGTTTAAGGACGTTCAATCAGCCTGCTGCGGAAGCGGGACGTTAAATGGAGAAAGCCCATGCGTTATATATTATAATCCCAACCTTTGTTCGAATCGGAATGAGTTCTTATTCTGGGACTTGTATCATCCAACTGAGTTTGCTTCGCAATTAGCAGCACGAACACTTTATGGTGCAGGAACAAGATATATGACACCCATGAACTTCAGTCAGTTGGTTGCAATTGATTTTTGATATCAACTCTCACCCTCAACAAGAATAAACAAGTACTAGCTAGTTCAGTCCGAACAGCTAGCAATACCATTCGTATAGCACTAGTAAACTCTCATTTCTATTTTTACTATAAAATAACGAGTTCTTCATGGTTTTTCTATGTGGTTTCTCAAAGTGTGGTTCATTTAGCATTATTCTTAAATAAATCATGTTTTAGTAGATCACATAAATGATCAAGGATTTTTCTTGCGGCGTGGTTAATTTCTCTGCCCAACAACTGATGATTCTTAGTGTATTTCACTCCCCTTATTCTAATGGATTAAGATTCCGAGTAGTGTTCCGCAGATAACAGAAACCGCATTCTTCATAGATCATGCTCACAGAAAGTGAAGAGCTCAAAATTATATTTTCTTTTGCCAATCAAACCCGAAATTGTTCACTCTTCCAACTTGATTCATCAAACAACTATTTCCAATCAAAAATTGAATGATGAATTGATGAAGACAGTATCATAGAATAGCTAATGGATTTCGAGTTTAATATATAACTATTTCGTTTAGTTCTTACTCGCATGAATTTTACGTACTATTCTAGATTTTAACTCTTAGACTGTCAATATACTGCATGTTGTAATAAGATCTCTGCAGCAAGCATCCATACATGCATATACAAAACATATATATACACGAGTACTCACTAGGCTAATCCGCCACAAAAGATCAAGTTCTTTGTTAATACAGAGGCTGGGACAGTGACACCATACATGATACGTCATAGCCGTCGTCACCTGGTTTTTTCTTTTTTGGGATTTCACCGATAAATAAGCTCTTACTCCCACTGAGATTGATCATCTATATCCGGCAAAGCCCTCTCTTATATATAATGGCAAAGCCCGCTGATCTGTTGCTCTGCGTTTCATCATTTTCTTTCTTAGTTCTCTTTCAAACTTTCCTGTTCGTATTCGTATTCGTACCAGTTGCCAACACAGATGATCAGGTGGCTCCTAAACCTGCAGCTATTTTCATATTTGGAGATTCGACTGTGGATGTTGGCACCAACAAATTGTTGCGCAATAGTCTTTCCAGAGCTGATTTCTCACCCAACGGGGTTGATTTTCCTTATGCTATTCCGACGGGGAGGTTTAGTAACGGTCTTAACAGCGCCGACCAAATTGGTACGACCTTGTTGCATGTATATAAACACACCTCAAGTTCCTAAATGAAACAATATACAGTAATATATAACTTACATGCAGGTCATGGTAATTTGATTTTTTTTCTTTTAATTTGTACAGTTTTTGACTCGGTTTATCAGTAATTTCTTTGATTAGTACGGATCACAGTAAGTTCCTACATTTATATATACAAGTAATTTCTAGGGTTGCTTAATTATTTAATTCTTGTCGTTTTTTCTTGTACGCTTGCATGGTTCTGCACTATGCAGTAAGACTATTTGGGTATCAGAGAAGTCCGCAACCATTCTTGTACTCTCTGAAACATCGATCCACTTTCAAAAGGGATATACTGCATGGAGTTAATTTTGCATCAGGAGGATCCGGCATTTTCAAGCAAACAGGAAAAAGGAACTTTGTAAGCACCAAATTTCATACTATTTATCTTCAAATTAATTAGCTCGCGATCACAGAAGATAGTTAAGTTTGATTAAATCACTATTATTCATAATTTGAACTAACACATAAACTTATTGAAGGTGCAAGTTGTGCCAATGGGAAAACAGGTCAAACAATTTGAGACTGTTCGTGGGAATATCACAGAACTAATTGGTTTTGGGGGAACTGAGTTTATGCTTTCCAACTCTTTGTTCGTTATTAGCATTGGAAGCAACGACCTGTTCGAATTAGTGAATTGGTATCCAAATATCACTGTCTTGGAAAAGGCTGAGTACTTGGTAAATCTTAAACTTGAGTACCGTAATCATCTGAAGGTACGTGTTTAAATTATCTCCCTTCTGATCCCCTAAATCCTATATCAATCTGTTAACTTTTACAATGTTGATGAAGACGTATCGAACTATATATATATGGCGTTATTATCGAATCATTCGACGCTCTCAATTTCCCTTGTAGGACTTGTACAATCTCGGAGCTAGAAAGTTCGGGATCATAAGTGTTCCTCCAATTGGATGCTGTCCTGCTGCTCGTGTTGGACCAAAATCAAATGACTCCAGTGTCTGTGTAGAAGAACTAAACAACCTTGCCTTAACATTTCTTGCACAGACTGAGGATTTCCTCCGAACATTAAGCTCAGAGTTGAAAGGATTCAAGTACTCGCTTGGAAACGCTTATGAAATGACTATGAGTATCCTTGAAGACCCATTAGCATTTGGTAAGAAACCTTAATACCTGTTCTTAGTACACAATCATATATAGTTATTAATCATCACCTTACTGTAATTTTATCTTTCTGATCCCATTCCTAAGGCTTCAAGGACACTCGATCAGCCTGCTGTGGGTTAGGAGAGTTAAATGGAAAGTTACCTTGCCTCTTCTTCCTCGATCCCAAACTGTGTCCGAATCGGCGCGAGGTTTTGTTCTGGGATTTGTATCATCCTACTGACTTTGCTTCCGAGCTAGCAGCGCTAACCCTTTATGGCGGAGGAACAAGATTCGTCACACCTATGAACTTCAGTCAGTTGGTGGCTTTAAACATTAGCTCTTACACACAGCAATAGGGTTCCGTATAAGTTGAGTATTTTGGGATGAGTTTCGTACGTTTTTTTTTTTTTTTTTTGTATGTAGTTTGATCCAAATATGGTCTGAAATAAGATAACATTGTATCTATGCATACACTAGAAGGATTAGGTTTCCCTTGTCAACTTTGTTTAAACTTTCATTTCACTATAATAGTTAGGACTCTAATTCATGAATCACATTATTCACATGCAAATAACATTCAATCAATCATATGTTAGACTTGACCTAACATAAGACGAATTGAAATTGTTAATTAAGTTCACAAATAACATTCAATCCATCAGGTTAGACTTGACCTAATCCGATTGGGCCAAAACGGCTGGACCTTTCTTCCAATTGCGTATGGGCTGACGCCTGTGGCCTAGTCTTCGTCAAGAGTCAACCCACCTAATCCGTCATTAAATTCCTCTGCTTCTCCTGCTTCACTGGCTCTCACTCCACACCAA encodes:
- the LOC101312099 gene encoding GDSL esterase/lipase At5g33370-like, with translation MAKSKLIVMLCVSICLLSVSSATEVAPPAAIFIFGDSTVDVGTNTLLLQSKARADFSPNGLDFPYSVPTGRFSNGINSADQIVRLFGYQKSPPPFLYTLNHMSTFKRDILQGVNFASAGSGIFSDTGIKKWIEVVSLGNQIQQFEAVRGNISKIVGHNKTDTLLSQSLFIISIGSNDLFELVDYYPNATDLFKAKRMERLQLKFQNHLKTLYKLGARKFGIISVAPIGCCPHARVQPNVDPSVCVKELNDLAQTFFIKAQNLLKKLSSELKGMKYSLGNSYEMTMSIIQDPYAFGFKDVQSACCGSGTLNGESPCVIYYNPNLCSNRNEFLFWDLYHPTEFASQLAARTLYGAGTRYMTPMNFSQLVAIDF
- the LOC101312390 gene encoding GDSL esterase/lipase At5g55050-like, giving the protein MAKPADLLLCVSSFSFLVLFQTFLFVFVFVPVANTDDQVAPKPAAIFIFGDSTVDVGTNKLLRNSLSRADFSPNGVDFPYAIPTGRFSNGLNSADQIVRLFGYQRSPQPFLYSLKHRSTFKRDILHGVNFASGGSGIFKQTGKRNFVQVVPMGKQVKQFETVRGNITELIGFGGTEFMLSNSLFVISIGSNDLFELVNWYPNITVLEKAEYLVNLKLEYRNHLKDLYNLGARKFGIISVPPIGCCPAARVGPKSNDSSVCVEELNNLALTFLAQTEDFLRTLSSELKGFKYSLGNAYEMTMSILEDPLAFGFKDTRSACCGLGELNGKLPCLFFLDPKLCPNRREVLFWDLYHPTDFASELAALTLYGGGTRFVTPMNFSQLVALNISSYTQQ